The Pseudoalteromonas rubra DNA segment CCTATCGCTGAATACACAGCCACCAGGCCTGAAGCCTCGTTTAAGCTCTCTGTATTGCAGCTAGCCAACCTGGGACATTGTGCGCTGGCCCAGGACGTTGCACGACACAATAACCAACTCGGTAAACTGGCTGTTCCCAGTGAAGTATTCAAGTATCAGGTTCGCTTTATCCAGCTGGCTGAACGCTGTATTCAGGATACCAAAACTCAGGATCAGGAAGTCAAAAACATTCTTCGCCAGGCGAGCGAAGAAAAGCGCACGGCGTTGCCTCAGTATTTCGCATTTATGCTCTCAGCAGAGCCCGAACTAAACCAATTTAACAGACTGACATTTGAAGAAACTGACAAGCGAGGCACAGACAATGAGATACAGGCCAATGAGGGCCTGGCTGTGCTTGCGTCTGTAGCAAACAGTTTACTTGCCCCTGAAAACATTGACTCACAGAAAATAACGCCGGCCTTAAGTAAATTAAACAATAACAGCTATATCCAAACTTTAATGACCAGTGCGCGCAGACAAATCAGCTGGAATCGCAGCCTGACAGCATGGCTGTCGCAAATTGATCTGCAAAAAACGGTTTGCCCTGAAGGTAAAAACAAGAAAAAAGCTAAGGTGTTGCATAATATTTTCAATAAATACGCTATTTCACAATTGCAACCATACCAGTCTCAACTCAGTAATCAGTTACAGGAACTGAGTAACTCATTCGCTCAAATTTCACAAGCTATCCCTCACCCGTTATACCCGGATCATGCAGCGGCACTGATGACTGAGCTGAAGTCGTCAAGCAGACAGCATGCCCAATGGTGGCAAGGCTTCTACAAAGTGTGTAAAGTTACACCGGTATGAACGAAAAAAGTGCAAACAAACATTAATTTAGCAAATTTACTTGATCCCTTCGAACGCTCGCTATATATTAGCGGCCGTTGGCAAGTGACCTAATGCAACAAAACAGTCATAGTTGCTCAACATTGTACGACCGTAGCTCAGTTGGTTAGAGCACCACCTTGACATGGTGGGGGTCGGTGGTTCGAATCCACTCGGTCGTACCAATTAGTCTTAATAGATTAATGCTTTTAAGCGTTTATTGTACGACCGTAGCTCAGTTGGTTAGAGCACCACCTTGACATGGTGGGGGTCGGTGGTTCGAATCCACTCGGTCGTACCAATTAATCTTGATGGATTGATTTTTAAAACGCTTACTATTGTACGACCGTAGCTCAGTTGGTTAGAGCACCACCTTGACATGGTGGGGGTCGGTGGTTCGAATCCACTCGGTCGTACCAATTAATCTTGATGGATTGATTTTTAAAACGCTTACTATTGTACGACCGTAGCTCAGTTGGTTAGAGCACCACCTTGACATGGTGGGGGTCGGTGGTTCGAA contains these protein-coding regions:
- a CDS encoding DUF3080 family protein, whose product is MIRYAPILFSLLLAVACTPTASDINLEYANRLANVLDTPPPSIDKLSPIAEYTATRPEASFKLSVLQLANLGHCALAQDVARHNNQLGKLAVPSEVFKYQVRFIQLAERCIQDTKTQDQEVKNILRQASEEKRTALPQYFAFMLSAEPELNQFNRLTFEETDKRGTDNEIQANEGLAVLASVANSLLAPENIDSQKITPALSKLNNNSYIQTLMTSARRQISWNRSLTAWLSQIDLQKTVCPEGKNKKKAKVLHNIFNKYAISQLQPYQSQLSNQLQELSNSFAQISQAIPHPLYPDHAAALMTELKSSSRQHAQWWQGFYKVCKVTPV